One stretch of Roseimicrobium sp. ORNL1 DNA includes these proteins:
- a CDS encoding SBBP repeat-containing protein, which translates to MKFLAAALLLATAPLSSFAAEAPAFAWMSHGTGAKNGKTRAICFDREGNVFLAGEMTGDASFGELQVKSKGAMDFVLVKVDKDGHFQWARNLGGSLVDRAYGVVADKVGNAYVTGHYQSTDAMVEGKALPNAGDYDIFVAKYSPKGDLLWVRTAGGKGYDYGHGIALDSHGDVIVTGAVLGESKFGEITVPGAGRPIFCAKYDANGTLKWVKASEGKDSSSGHGVALDGSDNIYLGGSTSGAGTFGGLPLSTAKGQSTLLIKLDSDGKAQWVRTCAGAGAHELTVDSSGRAWIAGMFKGEATVGDTVYHTTGDKDNDGLLAHYSASGDLQWSRVIQGPAVDYCLGVATDNKGTIFVTGEFSATSTFAGQTLVSKGATDIYVAALDSKGALQWLVQAGGPKGDNAYTMVWHPERGLVFGGSCTLPGTFGSKTYEGDAGGTNMYGARLELK; encoded by the coding sequence ATGAAGTTTCTCGCTGCCGCGCTCCTCCTCGCCACTGCTCCACTCTCCAGCTTCGCTGCCGAAGCACCGGCATTTGCGTGGATGAGTCACGGCACCGGCGCGAAGAATGGGAAGACCCGGGCCATCTGCTTCGACCGCGAGGGGAATGTCTTCCTTGCTGGTGAGATGACGGGCGACGCCTCGTTTGGTGAACTCCAGGTGAAGAGTAAGGGCGCCATGGACTTCGTGCTGGTCAAGGTCGACAAGGATGGACACTTCCAGTGGGCGCGCAATCTGGGCGGCAGCCTCGTGGATCGCGCCTATGGTGTGGTCGCAGACAAGGTCGGCAATGCCTACGTGACCGGCCACTACCAGAGCACCGATGCCATGGTCGAGGGCAAGGCCCTGCCGAATGCGGGCGACTACGACATCTTCGTGGCGAAGTACTCCCCCAAGGGCGATCTGCTGTGGGTGCGCACTGCCGGCGGCAAAGGATATGACTACGGCCACGGCATCGCCCTGGACAGCCACGGTGATGTGATTGTCACGGGCGCGGTATTGGGCGAAAGCAAGTTTGGCGAGATCACGGTGCCCGGCGCGGGACGTCCCATCTTCTGCGCCAAGTACGATGCGAACGGCACTCTCAAGTGGGTGAAGGCCTCCGAGGGCAAGGACTCCAGTAGCGGGCATGGCGTGGCACTGGATGGCTCTGACAACATCTACCTCGGCGGCTCCACGAGTGGCGCAGGCACTTTCGGAGGCCTGCCGCTCAGCACGGCGAAGGGTCAATCCACACTACTCATCAAGCTCGATAGCGATGGCAAGGCACAGTGGGTGCGCACCTGTGCAGGGGCCGGGGCTCATGAACTCACGGTGGACAGCTCTGGCCGCGCGTGGATTGCAGGCATGTTCAAGGGAGAAGCCACGGTGGGTGATACGGTCTATCACACCACGGGTGATAAGGATAACGATGGCCTGCTCGCGCACTACAGCGCTTCCGGTGACCTGCAGTGGAGCCGCGTGATTCAAGGTCCGGCGGTCGACTACTGCCTCGGCGTGGCCACGGACAACAAGGGTACCATCTTCGTCACAGGTGAATTCAGCGCCACATCGACCTTCGCTGGCCAGACGCTGGTTTCGAAGGGAGCCACGGATATCTATGTTGCCGCATTGGATTCCAAGGGAGCCCTGCAATGGCTCGTGCAAGCGGGTGGGCCGAAGGGCGACAATGCCTACACCATGGTCTGGCATCCCGAGCGCGGACTGGTCTTCGGCGGCTCGTGCACATTGCCCGGCACCTTTGGGTCCAAGACCTACGAAGGCGACGCTGGCGGGACGAACATGTATGGCGCACGGTTGGAACTGAAATAA
- a CDS encoding c-type cytochrome domain-containing protein, giving the protein MLPHPRLTLLRIGLLASMGMMLFGTEVRADTKAAMRVLRDQCVSCHKPGKAKGGLLLTTHEKMMVGGDNGTPIVPGKGADSLLYQVVLEEGDPHMPPKKQLGEAEVAALKAWIDEGAVWDATVFDEAPVAKPVKLAPAPQSYQPVLAVAFSPDEKLLAYSRGSSVVIVDMTKPERPIAGKLEGGHTEPVQSLAWTPDGKQLITGGFQRIIVWDTLTHQQVRTLNGPLLGGITALAVDKTGDTLFAGDGESGGAGFLRKFNLKDGTLATTWKAHEDTIYALRLSPSGDRLLSGSADKLAKLWDLATLKLVATYEGHTNHVLAVAFNKDATQIATAGADREVKVWDVKSKEQDVSLGDKKTVYTALAWTPDGKALAVVTEKGNGSVYTQLTKHTGEQRSDTGKERKLTTVNENLTSVAITADAKSVFAGAFNGKVYIWDAATGQPKGELEPK; this is encoded by the coding sequence ATGCTCCCCCACCCCCGACTCACCCTCCTTCGCATCGGCCTGCTGGCTTCGATGGGAATGATGCTGTTTGGCACTGAGGTGCGTGCGGACACCAAGGCGGCCATGCGGGTGCTGCGCGATCAGTGCGTGAGCTGCCACAAGCCGGGCAAGGCCAAGGGCGGCCTCCTGCTCACCACCCATGAGAAGATGATGGTGGGTGGTGACAACGGCACGCCCATCGTTCCCGGCAAAGGCGCGGACAGCCTGCTCTACCAAGTTGTCCTGGAGGAAGGTGACCCACACATGCCGCCGAAGAAACAGCTTGGCGAGGCTGAAGTGGCGGCGTTGAAAGCGTGGATCGATGAGGGTGCGGTCTGGGATGCCACGGTCTTCGATGAAGCACCTGTGGCCAAGCCGGTGAAGCTGGCTCCCGCACCGCAGAGCTACCAGCCCGTACTGGCCGTGGCCTTTTCGCCGGATGAGAAGCTGCTGGCATACAGCCGTGGCAGCAGCGTGGTCATAGTCGACATGACCAAGCCCGAGCGTCCTATCGCAGGAAAGCTCGAAGGCGGACATACCGAGCCGGTGCAATCACTGGCCTGGACACCCGATGGCAAGCAACTCATCACGGGCGGATTTCAGCGCATCATCGTATGGGATACCCTCACCCACCAGCAGGTGCGCACGCTGAATGGACCTCTGCTCGGTGGCATCACAGCACTGGCGGTGGACAAGACGGGTGACACTCTCTTTGCCGGGGATGGTGAATCAGGCGGCGCGGGCTTCCTGCGGAAGTTCAACCTCAAGGACGGCACTCTCGCCACTACGTGGAAGGCCCATGAAGACACCATCTATGCCCTGCGCCTCTCGCCTTCCGGCGACCGCTTGCTCAGCGGCAGCGCGGACAAGCTCGCGAAACTTTGGGACCTCGCGACGCTGAAACTCGTCGCGACCTACGAGGGCCACACGAATCACGTGCTCGCGGTCGCCTTCAACAAGGATGCCACTCAGATCGCCACTGCCGGCGCCGACCGTGAAGTGAAGGTGTGGGATGTGAAGAGCAAGGAGCAGGATGTGTCCCTGGGCGACAAGAAGACCGTCTACACCGCACTGGCCTGGACGCCCGACGGCAAGGCCCTCGCCGTGGTCACGGAGAAGGGCAACGGCAGCGTATACACCCAACTCACGAAACACACCGGCGAACAGCGCAGCGACACCGGCAAGGAACGCAAGCTCACGACGGTGAACGAGAACCTCACCAGCGTGGCCATCACGGCTGATGCCAAGAGCGTTTTCGCAGGCGCCTTTAACGGTAAGGTTTACATTTGGGATGCTGCCACCGGCCAGCCCAAGGGCGAGCTGGAGCCCAAGTAG
- the hemL gene encoding glutamate-1-semialdehyde 2,1-aminomutase, translating into MSNGPLSTSLFALAKKYIPGGVNSPVRAFRNVGGEPFFVRRAKGCRIWDVDGKELIDYVGTWGPAILGHAPLPVIEAIHNAAKDGVSFGIPNPYEVEMAKLICEWVPSVEKVRMVNSGTEATMSCIRLARGFTGRDRIVKFDGCYHGHSDGLLVAAGSGALTHGRPDSAGVPAAYADLTTVLPYNDVAALEECFDKMGHEIAGVIVESYPANAGLILPQPGYLAKLREITQKHGAVLIFDEVMTGFRVAKGGVQELENYSPDLTAMGKVIGGGMPVGAFGGRADIMDMLAPEGPVYQAGTLSGNPVAMAAGLAQLREMEKQQGWKRLDELGAIMEEAVLDTLKQTGRNYQWYRVGSMFCLFFTETPVRNLTDAKTSDLASFRKFFHYCLDKGVYFAPSQFETGFISTAHAPEDLARTAEVVREALLAL; encoded by the coding sequence ATGTCCAACGGCCCGCTTTCCACCAGCCTCTTCGCCCTCGCCAAGAAATACATCCCCGGCGGGGTGAACTCCCCCGTACGCGCGTTCCGCAACGTCGGCGGCGAGCCGTTCTTCGTGCGCCGCGCCAAGGGCTGCCGCATCTGGGACGTGGATGGCAAGGAGCTCATCGACTACGTGGGCACTTGGGGCCCGGCCATTCTGGGCCATGCACCGCTGCCGGTCATTGAAGCCATCCACAACGCGGCTAAGGACGGTGTGAGCTTCGGCATTCCCAATCCCTACGAAGTGGAGATGGCCAAGCTCATCTGCGAGTGGGTGCCCAGCGTGGAGAAGGTGCGCATGGTGAACAGCGGCACGGAGGCCACCATGAGTTGCATCCGCCTCGCACGTGGCTTCACCGGGCGCGACCGCATTGTAAAGTTCGACGGTTGCTATCACGGTCATTCTGATGGCTTGCTTGTCGCCGCAGGCAGTGGCGCTCTCACGCATGGCCGCCCGGACAGCGCCGGTGTGCCTGCCGCTTATGCCGACCTCACCACCGTGCTGCCGTACAATGATGTGGCCGCGCTGGAAGAGTGCTTCGATAAGATGGGCCACGAAATCGCCGGCGTCATCGTGGAGAGCTATCCTGCCAATGCCGGTCTCATCCTGCCGCAGCCCGGCTACCTGGCGAAGCTACGCGAGATCACGCAGAAGCACGGCGCTGTGCTCATCTTCGATGAAGTGATGACCGGCTTCCGCGTTGCCAAGGGCGGCGTGCAGGAACTCGAGAACTACTCACCGGACCTCACCGCCATGGGCAAGGTCATCGGCGGCGGCATGCCCGTGGGTGCCTTCGGTGGTCGTGCGGACATCATGGACATGCTCGCTCCGGAAGGTCCCGTGTATCAGGCCGGAACCCTGAGTGGCAATCCCGTGGCCATGGCTGCCGGTCTCGCCCAGCTCCGCGAAATGGAAAAGCAGCAGGGCTGGAAGCGACTCGATGAACTCGGTGCCATCATGGAGGAAGCCGTGCTCGACACGCTGAAGCAGACGGGCCGCAACTACCAGTGGTACCGCGTCGGCAGCATGTTCTGCCTCTTCTTCACCGAGACCCCCGTCCGCAACCTCACCGACGCCAAGACGAGCGACCTCGCCTCCTTCCGCAAGTTCTTCCACTACTGCCTCGACAAGGGCGTGTACTTCGCGCCTTCCCAGTTCGAGACCGGTTTCATCAGCACCGCGCATGCGCCGGAAGATCTGGCGCGCACGGCGGAGGTGGTGAGGGAGGCGTTGTTGGCGCTGTAG
- a CDS encoding leucine-rich repeat-containing protein kinase family protein, with the protein MSQENLQILQSGNLVNAKRLDLSCGLTEVPREVFEHSETLEVLNLTGNALSSLPEDLPRLHKLRILFCSSNQFTTFPEVVGECSSLQMVGFKSNQIEQVPDMEFPEELRWLILTDNRIKTLPESLGQCTQMQKLMLSGNQLRSLPESFAQFANLELLRLAANEFAHLPSWLTSLPRLAWLAFAGNPVAPAPSSDDIPMTDIPWSALQLENLLGEGASGRISKAQWHSGNGSAPRAVAVKVFKGAMTSDGLPENEMAAALAAGRHENFVDVLGRITQHPHGAHGLVMSLLDEGFMNLAGPPDFESCTRDIYTGGQTFSLGTAHGIALSAASVGVHLHARGLMLGDMYAHNILHHDDGRCRITDFGGATFVPQGDLGLKQALERLEVRAFGILLEELLDRCTGDTAESRAVNTMRTLQAQCQGTPSERPLFADIQRLLESIVP; encoded by the coding sequence ATGTCCCAGGAGAATCTTCAAATCCTTCAATCCGGCAATCTCGTCAACGCCAAGCGGCTGGATCTGAGCTGCGGCCTCACGGAAGTACCCAGGGAGGTCTTCGAGCACTCGGAAACGCTGGAAGTCCTGAACCTCACCGGCAACGCCCTGTCCTCGCTGCCAGAGGACCTGCCGCGACTGCATAAGCTGCGCATTCTGTTCTGCTCTTCGAATCAGTTTACCACCTTCCCTGAGGTCGTCGGTGAATGCTCCAGCCTGCAGATGGTGGGCTTCAAGTCGAACCAGATCGAGCAGGTGCCGGACATGGAGTTTCCAGAGGAACTGCGCTGGCTCATCCTCACGGACAATCGCATCAAGACGCTGCCAGAGTCGCTGGGACAATGCACGCAGATGCAGAAGCTGATGCTCTCCGGCAATCAACTGCGCAGCCTGCCGGAGAGCTTTGCGCAGTTCGCGAATCTGGAACTGCTGCGCCTCGCGGCCAATGAGTTCGCACACCTGCCTTCGTGGCTGACCTCGCTGCCGCGTCTGGCATGGCTGGCCTTCGCGGGGAATCCCGTCGCACCCGCACCTTCCTCGGATGACATCCCCATGACGGACATCCCGTGGAGCGCGCTGCAGTTGGAGAACCTGCTGGGCGAAGGCGCCTCCGGCCGCATCTCAAAGGCCCAATGGCACTCCGGGAATGGGAGCGCGCCCCGTGCAGTAGCGGTGAAAGTCTTCAAAGGCGCCATGACTAGCGACGGCCTTCCGGAGAATGAAATGGCCGCGGCGCTGGCGGCAGGTCGTCACGAGAACTTTGTGGATGTGCTGGGCCGCATCACGCAGCACCCGCACGGCGCGCATGGGTTGGTGATGTCCCTGCTCGACGAGGGCTTCATGAACCTCGCCGGGCCGCCGGACTTCGAGAGCTGCACGCGGGATATCTATACAGGCGGTCAGACCTTCTCCCTGGGAACCGCGCACGGCATCGCCCTGAGTGCCGCTTCCGTCGGGGTTCATCTGCATGCGCGCGGCCTGATGCTGGGAGACATGTATGCCCACAACATCCTGCATCACGACGATGGCCGATGCCGCATCACGGACTTCGGCGGGGCCACCTTTGTGCCTCAGGGTGACCTCGGGTTAAAGCAGGCACTAGAGCGCCTGGAGGTTCGCGCTTTCGGCATTCTGTTGGAGGAACTGTTAGATCGCTGCACCGGGGACACTGCCGAATCAAGAGCCGTGAATACGATGCGAACCTTGCAAGCACAGTGCCAAGGAACGCCCTCTGAAAGACCGCTCTTCGCAGACATCCAGAGGCTGCTGGAGAGTATTGTACCATGA
- a CDS encoding DUF1501 domain-containing protein: MSPFNTNCNGFGRRDFLQVGFGALGGLAFTDVLALRAQAAQARGKASPDQINCILVWLDGGPSHYETFDPKPDAPQDIRGDFKSIPTCVPGVHFSESVPLLAKTFNKFSVVRSICHKDPNHGGGNHYLMTGSPTPVPVGCGAFVSFHPSFGSMVSYERGVRGGLPSYMSLPSVSRSGGPNFLGAQHAPFVIGGDPSDKSFRVRDVAIPEGISEGRAMNRNDLRASLDRMQRIHEQVAEDPTVGFDQFYQQGMELVTSPTAQAAFDLSKEPEKTRELYGKNEFGQRLLLARRLAEVGVSFTVAYWGGWDHHRALFKGYKDSYADRLDRGLSGLITDLDQRGMLDSTLVICLGEFGRTPKVNKDAGRDHWPGAMSVLMAGAGIPGGQIIGATDPKGYYASENIYSPEDFAVSLYTKLGIDPHQMLHTSTGRPVHLVNGGKPIKELFA; the protein is encoded by the coding sequence ATGAGTCCCTTCAACACCAACTGCAATGGCTTCGGCCGCCGCGACTTCCTGCAGGTCGGCTTCGGCGCGTTGGGTGGCCTTGCCTTCACGGATGTGCTGGCGCTCAGAGCCCAGGCGGCACAGGCACGGGGCAAGGCGAGCCCGGACCAGATCAATTGCATCCTCGTGTGGCTGGACGGTGGTCCCTCGCATTACGAGACCTTCGACCCGAAGCCGGACGCACCGCAGGACATCCGCGGGGACTTCAAGTCCATCCCCACCTGTGTGCCCGGGGTGCACTTCAGCGAGAGCGTCCCGCTGCTGGCGAAGACCTTCAACAAATTCTCCGTCGTCCGCTCCATCTGCCACAAAGATCCGAATCACGGTGGTGGCAATCACTACCTGATGACGGGCTCCCCCACCCCGGTGCCCGTGGGTTGCGGGGCGTTTGTGAGTTTCCATCCCTCCTTCGGGTCGATGGTCTCCTATGAGCGTGGCGTGCGCGGTGGATTGCCCTCGTACATGAGCCTGCCCAGCGTCTCGCGCTCGGGTGGTCCGAACTTCCTCGGTGCGCAGCATGCGCCCTTCGTGATTGGCGGCGACCCGAGCGACAAGTCCTTCCGCGTGCGCGACGTGGCCATTCCCGAAGGCATCAGCGAAGGCCGCGCGATGAATCGCAATGACCTGCGCGCCTCGCTGGATCGCATGCAGCGCATCCATGAGCAGGTCGCCGAGGACCCAACGGTGGGCTTTGACCAGTTCTACCAGCAGGGCATGGAACTCGTGACTTCGCCCACGGCGCAGGCGGCTTTTGACTTGAGCAAGGAGCCGGAGAAAACCCGCGAGCTCTACGGGAAGAATGAGTTTGGCCAGCGCCTGCTTCTCGCGCGCCGTCTGGCAGAGGTGGGAGTTTCCTTCACCGTGGCCTACTGGGGCGGCTGGGACCATCACCGTGCCCTCTTCAAAGGCTATAAGGACAGCTACGCGGACAGGCTGGATCGCGGATTGAGTGGACTCATCACGGACCTCGATCAACGCGGCATGCTGGACAGCACGCTGGTGATTTGCCTTGGTGAATTCGGTCGCACGCCAAAGGTGAACAAGGATGCCGGACGGGATCACTGGCCAGGAGCGATGAGCGTGCTCATGGCAGGTGCGGGAATCCCCGGCGGACAGATCATCGGTGCCACGGATCCGAAAGGGTACTACGCCTCCGAGAACATCTACTCGCCCGAGGACTTCGCCGTTTCGCTCTACACGAAGCTGGGCATCGATCCGCACCAGATGCTGCACACCAGCACGGGGCGTCCGGTGCACCTCGTGAATGGCGGCAAGCCGATCAAGGAGCTCTTTGCGTGA
- a CDS encoding DUF1553 domain-containing protein, which yields MPRNPLLPMLLATLSPGMMAHAADPISFTNDVMPQLMKAGCAAGTCHAKPEGQNNFKLSVFGYDPKHDYDEIVSDDRGRRLLLAAPEESLLLKKATGAVAHEGGERIKTDSEAYRILIEWMQQGVPFSSENEAKLTSVAVEPREKTYAKAANQPLKVTATYSDGKTRDVTRLTEYLSQDKEMASVDEQGLVTVGKVSGEGVIVVRYMGLVDIARITVPSDKVLPEELYTKLPVNNEIDRLVYERHRKLGLLPSETCTDAEFLRRVSLDLIGMLPTPEMARKFLADTRADKRKHIVDELLEHRNYADHWAVKWGDLIRPNPSRVGVKPVYLLDQWLRESFRANKPYNTMVKELLTAEGSSHEYGPVAVFRDKRDPVDATSFVGQIFLGVRLDCAKCHHHPSEKWTQEDYFQLAAFFGQMKRKGQGISAPISGEPEYVWYGSGGKVTHPITDAVMTPKVPDGPEMPYVAGQDPRKGLTDWMSGSDNPFFARAIVNRIWSDFLGRGIVDPVDDFRVSNPPTNAALLDWLAQDFVAHGFDMKHLMRTIVNSRTYQLSTQPNEHNVADTKNYARGIKRRMSAEVLLDAVCDATGMKDKYSGLPPHSRAVQTWNYKIDSDFLDAFGRPNASQECPCERERKSSVIQALHLMNSSDIQKKLNNEDSRIGQLAKREVSDIDLVSELYLTLYSRLPDEEELRVSVRFLSQPQANRQNAIGDLAWALINSAEFVFNH from the coding sequence ATGCCCCGCAACCCGCTGCTTCCCATGCTCCTGGCGACCCTGTCGCCGGGGATGATGGCACATGCCGCGGACCCGATTAGCTTTACCAATGATGTGATGCCCCAGCTCATGAAGGCGGGATGCGCGGCGGGCACTTGCCACGCGAAGCCGGAAGGGCAGAACAACTTCAAGCTTTCTGTCTTCGGCTATGATCCGAAGCACGACTATGATGAGATCGTGAGCGATGATCGTGGTCGCCGACTGCTCCTGGCCGCGCCCGAGGAAAGCCTGCTGCTGAAGAAAGCCACGGGCGCCGTGGCTCACGAGGGTGGCGAGCGCATCAAGACGGACAGCGAGGCTTATCGCATTCTCATCGAGTGGATGCAGCAGGGCGTGCCTTTCTCTTCCGAGAATGAGGCCAAGCTCACTTCTGTGGCGGTGGAACCGCGTGAGAAGACCTACGCAAAGGCGGCGAATCAACCGCTCAAGGTCACCGCGACCTATTCCGATGGGAAGACACGCGATGTCACCCGCCTTACAGAGTACCTCTCCCAGGACAAGGAGATGGCCTCGGTAGATGAGCAGGGACTGGTCACTGTGGGCAAGGTCAGCGGCGAGGGCGTGATCGTGGTGCGCTACATGGGACTGGTGGATATCGCGCGCATCACCGTTCCATCGGACAAGGTCCTGCCCGAGGAGCTTTACACGAAGCTGCCGGTGAATAATGAAATCGACCGGCTGGTGTATGAGCGCCATCGCAAGCTGGGCCTGCTGCCCTCCGAAACGTGCACGGATGCGGAGTTCCTACGCCGGGTCTCGCTGGATCTCATCGGTATGCTGCCCACGCCGGAGATGGCGCGGAAGTTCCTGGCTGATACCCGTGCTGACAAGCGCAAGCACATCGTGGATGAACTGCTGGAGCATCGCAACTATGCCGACCACTGGGCGGTGAAGTGGGGCGACCTCATCCGGCCCAATCCCTCCCGCGTGGGCGTGAAACCGGTGTACCTGCTCGACCAGTGGCTGCGCGAAAGCTTCCGCGCGAACAAGCCCTACAACACCATGGTGAAGGAGCTGCTCACCGCGGAGGGCAGCAGCCATGAGTATGGGCCCGTAGCCGTGTTCCGTGACAAGCGTGACCCGGTCGATGCGACTTCCTTCGTGGGGCAGATTTTCCTCGGCGTGCGCCTCGATTGCGCAAAGTGCCATCACCACCCGAGTGAGAAGTGGACGCAGGAAGACTACTTCCAGCTCGCGGCCTTCTTTGGCCAGATGAAGCGCAAGGGCCAGGGCATTTCCGCTCCCATCTCTGGAGAGCCGGAGTATGTGTGGTACGGCAGCGGTGGCAAGGTTACGCATCCCATCACCGACGCGGTGATGACTCCCAAGGTGCCTGATGGTCCCGAGATGCCATATGTAGCTGGGCAAGACCCGCGCAAGGGGCTCACGGATTGGATGTCCGGCAGCGACAATCCTTTCTTCGCCCGCGCGATTGTGAACCGCATCTGGTCGGACTTCCTCGGGCGCGGCATCGTGGATCCGGTGGATGACTTCCGCGTTTCCAATCCGCCGACGAATGCGGCGCTGCTGGACTGGCTGGCGCAGGACTTCGTCGCACATGGCTTCGACATGAAGCACCTCATGCGCACCATCGTGAACTCGCGCACCTATCAGCTCAGCACCCAACCCAATGAGCACAATGTGGCGGACACGAAGAACTACGCGCGCGGCATCAAGCGCCGCATGAGTGCGGAAGTGCTGCTGGATGCCGTGTGCGATGCCACCGGGATGAAGGACAAGTACAGCGGACTACCGCCGCATTCCCGCGCGGTGCAGACCTGGAACTACAAGATTGATTCGGACTTCCTGGATGCCTTTGGCCGCCCCAACGCGAGCCAAGAGTGCCCCTGCGAACGCGAGCGGAAGTCCAGTGTGATCCAGGCGCTGCACCTGATGAATTCCTCAGATATCCAGAAGAAGCTCAACAATGAGGACAGCCGCATTGGCCAGCTTGCGAAGCGTGAGGTGTCGGACATCGACCTCGTTTCCGAGCTGTACCTCACGCTGTACAGCCGCCTCCCGGACGAGGAGGAGCTGCGCGTGTCCGTCCGCTTTTTGAGCCAGCCCCAGGCCAATCGGCAAAATGCCATCGGCGACCTCGCCTGGGCGCTCATCAATTCCGCCGAGTTCGTCTTCAACCACTGA
- a CDS encoding acyltransferase, with the protein MEPPADAYYVLGAHAQVDPGVVLGYRYPGDSAPTRIGDHAIIRSGSIIYANTTIGDRFQCGHQVLIRAEITIGHRCVVHHKCTLEGRLRIGDGVKIMAHVYLPSTTVIGNMVFIGPGTTFLNDRLPMRRAAPVEGAHIEDHVTIGGGVTICPGITIGRGSFIAAGAVVNKDVPPYTLAVGVPARHQPLPEGMGKGNLPELLLPQTDLFGSHHDDTWKSESFPPP; encoded by the coding sequence ATGGAGCCTCCCGCTGATGCCTACTACGTGCTGGGCGCGCATGCCCAGGTGGATCCGGGAGTGGTGCTGGGATACCGCTACCCCGGTGATTCCGCGCCCACCCGAATTGGAGACCACGCGATCATCCGCTCAGGTTCCATCATCTATGCCAATACCACCATAGGTGACCGCTTCCAGTGTGGACATCAGGTATTGATCCGGGCAGAGATCACCATCGGTCATCGATGTGTCGTCCATCACAAGTGCACGCTGGAAGGTCGCCTACGCATTGGCGACGGGGTGAAGATCATGGCGCATGTCTATCTTCCCAGCACCACCGTGATTGGAAACATGGTATTCATCGGACCAGGCACCACTTTTTTGAACGACCGGCTGCCCATGCGTCGCGCAGCGCCGGTGGAGGGTGCGCACATTGAGGATCATGTGACCATTGGAGGAGGTGTCACCATCTGCCCAGGAATCACCATCGGCCGCGGTTCATTCATCGCGGCAGGAGCAGTGGTGAACAAGGACGTGCCGCCATACACGCTGGCTGTGGGAGTCCCGGCGCGTCACCAACCGCTTCCAGAAGGTATGGGCAAAGGGAACCTGCCCGAGCTGCTTCTGCCACAGACCGATCTCTTTGGCTCACATCACGACGACACCTGGAAAAGCGAATCCTTCCCGCCACCATGA
- a CDS encoding MFS transporter — protein MTATDPDISSRVRKRVMWRLMPYLILLYVIAYLDRVNVSYAALEMTADLGFTDKTYGLGAGIFFIGYFLLEVPGAVIAVRWGVRKWICRIMLTWGIFAVAMGFIQNAQQFYWLRFLIGAAEAGFFPAIIVYLGHWFRGADRAKAVALFMSAISLAMVIGGPISGALLKLQWLGMEGWRWLFILEGIPAIVLGFTTWFFLTERPEQAKWLPPDEKAWLVDELERERAARELEGKQHATSITQALKNPQVLLFCAAYFFGLIASNGLGYWLPKMIKSMSGFSNMEVSLLVSLPYSLGVVAKIVAGWSSDRTGERRWHTIALMGVGSLGLAALAASQGYLPLAIFCLCIAVIGLMGYTSSFWAYATSFLAGTANAAAIGLINAVGNLGSFAGPYGMGWLKEETTGYTAGLLVLAASAAMTALLVFAVRVGDQGKHTPRG, from the coding sequence GTGACTGCCACTGACCCCGACATCAGCTCACGAGTCCGGAAGCGGGTGATGTGGCGGCTCATGCCTTATCTGATTCTTCTGTATGTCATCGCCTATCTGGACCGGGTAAATGTGAGCTATGCCGCGCTGGAGATGACGGCAGACCTCGGCTTTACGGACAAGACGTATGGGCTGGGGGCGGGGATCTTCTTCATTGGCTACTTCCTTCTGGAGGTGCCGGGCGCCGTGATCGCCGTCCGGTGGGGTGTGCGAAAATGGATCTGCCGCATCATGCTGACGTGGGGCATCTTCGCGGTGGCCATGGGTTTCATTCAGAATGCGCAGCAGTTTTACTGGCTGCGCTTTCTTATCGGCGCCGCTGAGGCGGGCTTCTTCCCAGCCATCATCGTGTATCTGGGCCATTGGTTCCGTGGCGCGGACCGGGCGAAGGCGGTGGCGCTGTTCATGTCCGCCATCTCGCTGGCCATGGTGATTGGCGGCCCCATTTCGGGCGCGCTGCTGAAGCTTCAGTGGCTTGGCATGGAAGGCTGGCGGTGGCTCTTCATCCTCGAAGGGATACCTGCGATTGTGCTGGGGTTCACCACCTGGTTCTTTCTGACAGAGCGACCGGAGCAAGCGAAGTGGCTGCCTCCTGATGAAAAGGCATGGCTGGTGGATGAACTGGAGAGGGAACGAGCAGCACGTGAGTTGGAAGGCAAGCAGCACGCGACATCCATCACGCAGGCCTTGAAGAATCCCCAGGTCCTCCTCTTCTGCGCTGCCTATTTCTTTGGGCTCATCGCCTCCAACGGTCTCGGCTACTGGCTGCCCAAGATGATCAAATCGATGTCTGGCTTCTCAAACATGGAGGTGTCGCTGCTCGTCTCCCTCCCCTACTCTCTGGGTGTGGTGGCAAAGATTGTGGCCGGATGGTCATCTGACCGCACGGGGGAACGTCGCTGGCACACCATTGCGCTCATGGGCGTAGGCAGCCTCGGTTTGGCAGCGCTCGCGGCATCGCAGGGCTATCTCCCGCTGGCCATCTTCTGCCTCTGTATCGCCGTGATTGGACTCATGGGCTACACCTCCAGCTTCTGGGCGTATGCGACGAGCTTCCTGGCTGGTACTGCGAATGCCGCCGCCATAGGTTTGATCAATGCCGTGGGGAATCTCGGCAGCTTTGCCGGTCCGTATGGCATGGGCTGGCTAAAGGAGGAAACTACAGGTTATACCGCGGGCCTGCTCGTGCTCGCGGCATCCGCTGCCATGACGGCGCTTCTGGTCTTCGCCGTGCGTGTGGGTGATCAGGGGAAACACACGCCACGTGGATGA